The DNA region CCGTAGTCCAGGCCACGCACGCACACAGCCGCGTACTTGCTGAGGATGGGCTGCACGTACTCCCTGCCCTGATCCTCGATGGCCGGGTCCGGCAGCTGCCTGGAAGGGCATCGGAGGGGTCGCCGCTGGCCGCCCCCACCTACCCGCCACTGTCCATCAGCCCCATGGCGCCCTGGAAGGTGGCTGGGGGAACACAAGTACTCCGTGCACTTTCCAGGCAAGGCCTAGGGCCTCCATCCAGCCCTCTACTTAGGACCCCATTGCTGGGCCGAGGACACAGGACAGCGATCGCCAAACCAGTCCCTGTGCCAGGGCCGCCAGGAACTTCCCCAGGACCTGGGAACATGAGCACCTGTGGGCTCCGAGCTGGGGAAGGACAGAGCCAGCTCTCAGAGCCAGCTGGTGGGGGGCACACCCACTCACGCCTCCTCATTGTTGAGCACATCCAGGAGCTGGGCCACGAGGGCTTCCTTAGGCAGCGCCTGGCTCCGCTCCACAGCTTCCAGGAAGAGCCGCTTCCCAAAACACAGCTTCCTCCAGGGCGTCTCCAGCAGCGCATTGCTCAGCCCGTAGGTCCCTGTGAGGAGGGGTCAGCTCGGCCAGTGCACAGGCCCCGCAGCGCTGGCTGAGGGGCACTGAGGCCAGGCGGCCCCACCCTGTGGCACCTTCTCTACAAGCATCCTGAGAACTCATGGTGCCCAATGTCTATAGGAGACACCACAGGGCCTCAAGGGAGAGGTGATGAGAATAAAGAACCCGAAATCTGGCCGGGTGAAGGAAGGGGCACCCAAGAAggacacccctccccactccatctCTCAGCAAGGAAAGCTGCCAGATGTGGGTCCACCTGAGAAGGTCGAGGTTGGAAGCATCAGCAGCCTGAGGCCAAAAGGGCGCCTGCCCGCATCAGCTGGCTGTCAGGGAGCCCACCAACACTGAGACACCCCATGCCCACCTCTGCCCGCTGGCTGGACCCTggctgggggagctggagggTCTCAGCAGGTCAACAGAAGGCATCATATGTCAGGCAGAGCAGACGCCCCTGGAGAAGAGGGGCTTCTCAGGGGCCATGTGGGCAGCAGGGTCAGCAAACCGGAGTCATCCAGCCTGAAAGACGCACCAAGGACGGAAGCCGCCACCCTCTGCTGCTGCCAGACTGCAGGGGAGGAAACTGGCCACGTGTGACCTGACTCCAGTCACTTGGCTCTGCAGGGGCCCCACAGCTACACCATCAGCACGCACATCACCACACTGTATCTAGCAGGCACCTGGTAGCCACAAGCAAGGAATAGAGCAGGACCCGTACCTCACACCACACAGGAGAGTCTGTTCAAAAATGTGCCAAAGACCTGAgcataagagctaaaaccatgaaactcttagaagaaaacaggaaaagctgCATTAGATTAGGCAATGTGTTCTTAGATGTGATGCCAAAAGCacgagcaacaaaagaaaaaatacataaattagacTTCACTGAATTGTAAAATGATGTGGTTCAAAAGAGACCAACAAGAAAGTGAATAAACCCATAgcatgagagaaaatatttacaaatcaggTATCTGATAAGAGACTTATATTTAGGATAGTTAAATcaattcctacaactcaataataaaaagacaaatgacctaatttaaaaatagacaaaggacttaaatagacatttctccaaacgAGATATACAactgaccaataagcacatgaaaagctgctcaacgtcactaacctgcaggaaaatgcaaatcaaaaccaccatgagacaCCACTTCATACTCcctaggatggctgtaatcagAAAGTCAGATGATGACAAGTAttggcaaaaatgtggagaaattggaatctcGTAAGTTGCTGGTAGGGAGATAAAACAGCACAGCTGccttggaaaacagtctggcaattcctcaaaaggttaaacagtGACCTTAGGATCCAGCAACTCCACCCCTGGGTATGTGCACAAGGGAGATGAAAACATGTTTCCACATGAAAACTTGTAACAAATGTTTATGGCAGCATTTtccacaacagccaaaaggtggaaacaaccctagtgtccatcaacagatgatggataaagaaaaggcaGGACATCCACATGgtggaatatttctcagccataaaaaggaatggaggtGGGGGTAAAGCTctgcggtagagcgcatgcttggcatgcacgaggtcctggcttcagtccgcagtacctctgttaaaaaaatatataaataaacctaattacccccccaaaaaagaattaaaaaaaattaaaaacaaaaaagaaatgaagccatAATACGTGCTAccacatgggtgaaccttgaaagcaAGACGCAAAGCGAAAGAAGCCAGATGAAAAAGGCAACGTAGTATCTGAGACTATTTCTATAAAATGTGCAGAACgggcaaatccagagacagaaagtggatcaCTGGTTTCCAGGCGCcggaggcagggagatggggaaTAACCGCCAGGGTCAGTGGATGCAGGTTCCTCTTAAGGTGATAAAAACGTTCTGGAATTAGATTTTGGTGATAGTTGCACCACTTtgtgaataaactaaaaactaCTGAAGGGCACACTTAAATGGGTGAACTGGGTggcatgttttaaatatatatatatctcaatagagctgttactgaaaaaaaaaaaaaaaaaggagacatggACCAGGAGGGGCAGGCTCAGGGACGAAACACTAGGatgtaattgaaaagaatttcTTCCAGTGACTTGGCAGAAAACTAGTATCTCCAGTCACGACTGAGGGCATCATGGAGGTGGTTTCCAGATACTTCCACAAGGGCCACTGGCCAGCACACAGAATTGGGTGGGGGGTCCTCTGCATCCTCAGCCTTCTAGTCTCCAGTTCTCCCCAGGCAGCTGTGGGTTGGGTGCTGGGAAAGGGCAGCCTGACATGGATCCAGTGAGCCTCGGTCGCTACAGGCCATCTGGCACGTCCCAGGGGAGAAATTCAGCAGCACCTAGTCCCTGAGCAGTGCCGGTGTCCCCACCCGGTGCTACCCACCCTGCAGGCTCACCTGGTGCCAGGACGACAGGCTTGGGATCCCCCCGGTTTCCATAGTAACAAACAacatctcccttctctgtgctgcagACCAGAGGGGAGAAAGGGTCAGCCGGGAGCCTCAGGGTGTCCTGCCCTGTCGCCACCCCACGACCTCCACAGCCCGGGCCCCGGCGCCACTGCTGGTGGCAGCATGAGGCTGGAAGCCACGCAGTAGGGACAGGGCCTCACAGGCAGGGTCATCGTATCCCTGGCTCCCAACTCCTGGGTGACCGCAGGGACCACTGGCCTGGGAGTGGTCTAACAGACTGTCCTGCCTTGCTGAACGCCCCCAGGTGTGGGCACTCGAGGCTGCCTATGGTGACAACTGTCCCCACGAATGCCCACGTCTCCTCGCGaggctgcagcccccacccccatgctcaCTGCTGAGCGCCCATGGATGGGATGGGTGCCCCGGGGTGACTGAGGCTTCTGAACACAGAGCTGGAGATGTTTTCAGACCTTCACACGCTAAGTGTGCACTTAAATCAGTTTAAAGTGCTCCAGAGCTGAAAGTGTTTCAGTTCCTAAACATCACAGTAAATCTCTCCACTGCGAATTGGAATGCCTTTCCTGTAAGCTAAAGATGGACTCTTTCCAGTCCAGGAGCCCCCCTTGGGTATCAGAGGGGTAGACACCCTGCCAGGGCCTCGCCACACCCTTCCTGGCCATAGCACTGCCCCTCCCGCCCCTGACCAGTCAGGCCGTGTGCGCGGGGACCGTCCACAGCAGCCCCTACCTGTGTGCAGACGTACCCTGTGCCCATCGCCCGCCACCACCCACCAGCATCTGACCAGCAGCCCTGGGTGCAGGCCCTGGGGTGCCCCCCAGGAGACGAGGGCCCTGAGTGACTCCCGCCAACCTCCCAGGCACTGGCAGTCACCTCGCCTGGGGGCTTGTATCTGCAGCAGGAGGTGGGCCCCCTTAGCCAGCCCTGGGTCGGAGGCCGCCATGGAGGGCACAGCTGTGAGTGGCCAGGGCCCAGGCCCTGGAGCTGCAGAGGCAAATGTGCCCTGAGAAGTCAGGCCACGGCGCAAAGACAGCCAGCCAGTGCCCGGAACCTGTGATGCGAGTCCTGCCAGCAGGTGTCCCTCCCAGCCTGGTGGCCACCAGCAGGAGCCTTGCCTGTCGCCTGCCTGTCTGAACTTAAGAGCGCCAGGCACACAGGGTGCCCGAGTGGAGGTGCAGAGTCTGCAGGCAGAGGCGCGGCCGATGGGTgggcctgggggctgctgagCATCCATGGCCTGCCGCACCTCTCTGTATGCCCTGCATGGGCCTGGCAACACCCCGACTGCGGCATCCCTACATGGCCCTGGCCCCCGCAGGGTCCCAGCAACCTGACTTCTGAACCTCTCCCCCAGCACAGGTGCCCCTGAGGCTCCAGGACCCATGCTCCCATGTGGGGCCCGCTCCTCCAGCCCTAACAACAGgaccctccaccctctcctgccccgcTCGCctgtctgccccacccccaagtctGCTGGCAACAGAGGGTGGCTTGGGCAGCTCTGTGTTCCCTGGCATCTCCAGAAGGGTCCTGGGAGCCGAGCCCTCCCAGAACCTGCTGTGAGCCTGGCACCCACTCAGATGGACCCCCTGGGGACACCACTGTGGGACCCAGCACTCAGCAGCACCGAATACCATGTGGGCCAGGTTCTCTAGCTGGGACACCTCTGTCCACCAGAGACTAGGGACCCCAGCCACAGACTCGGGGAGGAGACTTGGGGAGACGGCCCAACACAGTCCTGCTCTGGCTCTCATGGCAGAAGCCAACAGCCCTCGTGCAGTCACAGGGTGCGGGGAGGGGCAGCCCCCGCCTCAGCTCTGCTGCCCAAGCCCCCCCCGCCAGTGCGTCTGGGAGGGGCTGGACCGGGGACGCTCACCCAGCCCACCAGGAGCGGCATCCCTGGAGGGTCTGCCACAGATGCCATGGCTCCCCGCTGCCTGCTGAGCTGCGACCCAGGCCCGAGCAGCGCCTGGTGGACCCACCTCAGGTCGGCTGCTATGAGGTTGAAGCCGTTGTACAGGTGGCCCTCCGCCGAGACCTTCTTCAGGTAGGTCAGACAGTCCATATCGGTGGTCAGAAACTGGGCCACAAGCTCACCTATGGCAGGAGACAGACACCCATGTCCAGGGCAGCAGGGGTGAGCCCCTCTCCCGGGGAGACCAACAGTTCCCCAAGGCCGGCCACCCCGCCACACTGACCCGGCAGCTAGGGAGGTGGGCACCAGGAACTCAGTTTTTGTTGGGCTTTGACAGTTTTCCCCCATGTTATGCCCCCATGTGGAAGTCCAGCACAGAGGACAGGTCTTCAGTGGGGACAGTGTCCACTGGACAGGTGGGGGACAATGACACAATAGTCAGGAGTGACGCCGCGGCCAAGGATGGGAGTCACATGACGAGGCCGAGGGTGGCTCCCAGTGTGGCCAGCCAGGGCCCTGGAACCATGCCCTCTTCCCCGCCACCCTCCCGCCCACCCAGCCCCATGTACCTCGGCCCCGGGCGTCCCGGTCCAGCCGGGGCTGCAGGTAGTTGGTGAGAGCTGCCAGCTTCCCCCGCATGCTGATGCCCAGCCATGTGCCGCCTTCCTTGCCCTCCTCCATGTCGAGCCCTGAGCACAGGACAGTGTTACCTCCAGTCCCACCCTGTTGCCCACATCCTGGGGACACGCAGGCTcagcccagcagccctggctgTGGAATGGGGGCTGGAACTCCACAGGGGTACGTGGGAGAGACCCTCGCCCGACGATGACATCTGAGGCCCATGGGAGCCCCAGTAGCCATTGCGTGGTGGGCCCTGGGCCCCTGCACAACACATCCCAGTGCCTGGGTGGTGGGCCCTTCATTAGGAGCCTGCCGGCTACAACCCTCCACAGCCAAGGGCCCCTGCAGATGGGCCATGGGGGAGTCTCCTGAGACTAGAGGGTCATTTTACTGGAAGACCAGAGTAAAAATGGCTGTaactaaaatactatttttataacagTAGTAAGTCATAATAGTAGAAGAAAACAACCAAAGATcaggaagaagtgaaactgtcCCTATTTTTACGCGACAGAATCGTGTATGAAGAAAATCCAaaaggaatctcaaaaaaaaatcctctagaGCTAATAAGTTAACATCAGCAAGAACTGGAAGATGAGAATTTAAACAGTCATCTACAACAGCACTGaatgacttttaaaacttttaggaaaacgCTATAGGAAAGACGTGTGTGCTGAGGAACAATCTAACTGGATCAGACAGGTCTAAAGGAAGGGAGACTTGATGTGGTCAGGGTGACACTTCTCCCCAAAAGACCAAGAGAGTGGACATAATCCCAGTGAAGACCAGCAGGCCTGTGTGTAACCATGTTCACAGGCTGGCTCTGAAGCTCAGGAAGGCCATAGGTCTCCCAGCGACGGAGAGAGCCACAGGGCTCCACCACCTGCTTTCCACACTTGCTCAGAAGCCATGGAAACCAAGACACATCAGTGGGACACAAGAGTCCACAATAGATCCACACACATGTGTTCCACTGAGTTTTAGCTGGTTGGCCACAGCAACACAATGGCCACAGAACACCCACCAGTGATGACAGAATGGTGAACAGATGGGCATGACTCTCaacccctgcctcccaccacagGCAAAATTTAATGTGAGATGAATCACAGACCAAAACATAAAACCCCAAATCAGAGGGCTTCGAGAAGCACATAGAGGAAAACACCTTTTGACCTTGCAACAGGCAAAGACTTTTTGGATAAGACATGAGAAGAACAAACcataaaaagagaagataaactGCACTCCATTAAGACAAAACACTCGCTTACCGAAGGGTGTCATTAACAAAGTGGGTGGTGACATGTTACCCACCAAGGACTCATATCCAGGGCACGAAGCCTCCAACAAACCATGAGTGAAGCGTCCACATCTGGCCAAGGACCAGGATCcagatgagaaagacagaaaagctgAATTTCTGGAGATAAAAACTACAATGTGTGAGATAAAAAATATGCAGACCAGGATTAGAAGCCAGTTagacactgaagaagaaaagaccTGAGGACTTGAGAATATGGTGATAGAAGCTATctaaaaagaagcagagagaaagaagggtttataaaaattaactgagCATCACTGAAACGTGGGACGACTTCAAATAAACTGACACGTGTGTAACTGGGGCAGAGCGGGGAGAGGCTGAGAAGAAACAGCAGGAGCCAGAAAAGCATTTGGAGAAACAACCCACACATCCTCTCCATGTCTACCAAGCTCCACAACACTGATGCATGGCTGTGATTCTGTGCATGACTTGGCAACACCGACACTGGGAGAGggtgcacctgggatctcctgggcAGGGCAGCGGGGGCCTGAGGGGCCAGGACAGCAGAGGGACCCAGGCAGGCTGACTCTTCATCTGAGCCTCCATAATTTCATCTACAAAAGTCCCCCCAGAGCTGCCTCCTGCTCCCCTTCCAAGGGATCAGCCCCCAATTTGTGCCCTCCAGCAGTGACATACAAGATCTGCCCATCCCCACAGCTGCTTTGTTCCCTCCTAGCCCAGGGTGGCCAGGGTGGTCCTGGTTGTGCTCACAAGCTCCCCTGTGCCCTGCTCCCACGGCCCCACAGGCCTGCTCCTCCATCCCCATGGCTCCACTGAGGACCCCACCTACCTGAGCCCTGGCCCCTGAGCCCCAGAGCTCATGCAGCAGggcccacccctccaccccgcACTCCTGTCTGCACATGTCCCAGGTCTCCTGACAAGGCTGAGACAGTGGAGACctggcctcttctccctcctgctctcacCACCCCGGGGGCCCTGCTCACAGCTTTCCCCGCCACCTGCCAGACCCCCGTCTCGGTCTCACCATCCCTGTCCTCCTCTCTTGTGGCACCACTGCCCAActgcagcccccaggaggccttcGTAGGAGCTCGGCAGGCAGAGAACCCCCAGGCCTCCCCCTTGCACTGGCCTGGTGCCTGTCTTACAGATGACCTGTCCGCATGCCCTCCGGATTGACCCTGCCCACACTGAGACAGACACTACTCCCAGTCCAAAG from Camelus ferus isolate YT-003-E chromosome 32, BCGSAC_Cfer_1.0, whole genome shotgun sequence includes:
- the TANGO2 gene encoding transport and Golgi organization protein 2 homolog isoform X3 gives rise to the protein MAGHQHAGEAGSSHQLPAAPAGPGRPGPSTEKGDVVCYYGNRGDPKPVVLAPGTYGLSNALLETPWRKLCFGKRLFLEAVERSQALPKEALVAQLLDVLNNEEAQLPDPAIEDQGREYVQPILSKYAAVCVRGLDYGTRTNTVILVDADGHVTFTERSMLGTDPSRWETSTHEFRLKS
- the TANGO2 gene encoding transport and Golgi organization protein 2 homolog isoform X1, with product MCIIFFKFDPRPVSKNAYRLILAANRDEFYHRPSKAADFWGSNHEVLSGLDMEEGKEGGTWLGISMRGKLAALTNYLQPRLDRDARGRGELVAQFLTTDMDCLTYLKKVSAEGHLYNGFNLIAADLSTEKGDVVCYYGNRGDPKPVVLAPGTYGLSNALLETPWRKLCFGKRLFLEAVERSQALPKEALVAQLLDVLNNEEAQLPDPAIEDQGREYVQPILSKYAAVCVRGLDYGTRTNTVILVDADGHVTFTERSMLGTDPSRWETSTHEFRLKS
- the TANGO2 gene encoding transport and Golgi organization protein 2 homolog isoform X2 encodes the protein MCIIFFKFDPRPVSKNAYRLILAANRDEFYHRPSKAADFWGSNHEVLSGLDMEEGKEGGTWLGISMRGKLAALTNYLQPRLDRDARGRGELVAQFLTTDMDCLTYLKKVSAEGHLYNGFNLIAADLSTEKGDVVCYYGNRGDPKPVVLAPGTYGLSNALLETPWRKLCFGKRLFLEAVERSQALPKEALVAQLLDVLNNEEATNTVILVDADGHVTFTERSMLGTDPSRWETSTHEFRLKS